One genomic region from Chlamydia poikilotherma encodes:
- a CDS encoding AMP-binding protein: MHKRWNYSNKRRIGLRDGHTVLEKFLKLCSEMKSDAGCWDEQLGVLSYDDLRKAIIALALKVSKYPDQSIGVMMPASAGAYIAYFAILLSGKIPVMINWSQGLREMAACIELANVNHILTSKQLVEHLRQIHGDDVEYPAQLIYMETIRKQLSLWDKVRIAFYFSLPYPWLMRLFDISGQSEEKVAVILFTSGTEKLPKGVPLTHANLLENQKACLKFFDPVETDVMMSFLPPFHAYGFNCCALFPMLAGLPVVFSYNPLQPKKIVELIDRTHATFLGSTPIFFDYILKTAKKQESMLNSLRFVVIGGDAFKDSLREKSDKDFPHIILRQGYGTTECSPVVTINSDDSPKDESCVGIPIEGIDIMIVSEETYVPVSSGEVGLVVIRGTSLFSGYLGADPNQGFIQLGGDQWYVTGDLGYLDKNSQLFLKGRLSRFVKIGSEMVSLQALESLLIEGFGLPEEQEGISLIVCGLPGEKIRLCLFTTFSTTLNEVNDILKNLKTSSIMKISYQHRLESIPMLGTGKPDYRALNSLALSLFHGD; the protein is encoded by the coding sequence ATGCATAAGCGTTGGAATTACTCTAATAAACGTCGTATAGGTTTACGAGACGGTCACACAGTTTTAGAGAAGTTTTTAAAACTGTGTTCAGAAATGAAATCGGATGCCGGTTGTTGGGATGAGCAACTTGGGGTCCTATCTTACGACGATTTGCGTAAAGCCATTATAGCTTTAGCTTTAAAAGTATCTAAATATCCTGATCAGAGTATCGGGGTTATGATGCCTGCTTCTGCAGGAGCGTACATTGCCTATTTTGCTATACTATTATCTGGTAAAATTCCTGTTATGATTAATTGGAGTCAGGGACTTCGAGAAATGGCAGCTTGTATTGAGCTTGCTAATGTGAATCATATCTTAACTTCCAAACAGCTTGTTGAGCATTTGCGACAGATCCATGGCGATGATGTTGAGTATCCAGCACAGCTAATTTATATGGAAACTATACGTAAACAACTCTCCCTTTGGGATAAAGTGCGTATAGCATTTTATTTTTCTCTTCCTTACCCCTGGTTAATGCGATTATTCGATATCTCAGGACAGAGTGAGGAAAAAGTTGCCGTTATTTTATTTACATCAGGAACGGAGAAACTTCCTAAAGGAGTCCCATTAACACATGCGAATCTCTTAGAGAATCAGAAGGCCTGTTTGAAATTCTTCGATCCTGTAGAAACTGATGTCATGATGTCGTTTCTCCCGCCGTTTCATGCTTATGGATTTAACTGCTGCGCCCTTTTTCCTATGCTCGCTGGTTTGCCTGTAGTTTTCTCTTATAATCCTTTACAACCTAAAAAAATTGTAGAGCTTATAGATAGAACTCACGCGACTTTTTTAGGTAGCACGCCTATCTTTTTCGATTACATTTTGAAAACCGCTAAAAAACAAGAATCTATGTTAAATTCTTTGCGTTTTGTAGTTATTGGCGGTGATGCTTTTAAAGATTCCTTAAGAGAAAAATCAGACAAAGATTTCCCGCATATTATCCTTCGTCAGGGCTATGGGACTACAGAATGCTCTCCGGTGGTTACAATTAATAGTGACGATAGTCCGAAGGATGAATCCTGCGTTGGTATTCCCATTGAAGGTATCGACATCATGATTGTTTCCGAGGAAACTTATGTTCCTGTGTCATCGGGAGAGGTAGGTTTAGTTGTCATTCGAGGGACATCTCTATTTTCTGGTTATCTAGGAGCTGATCCTAATCAAGGATTTATCCAGCTCGGAGGAGATCAGTGGTATGTGACAGGCGATTTAGGATACTTAGATAAAAATAGTCAGTTATTTTTAAAAGGAAGGCTTAGTCGTTTCGTAAAAATCGGTAGCGAGATGGTAAGCTTACAAGCCTTAGAGAGCTTGCTTATTGAAGGTTTCGGTCTGCCTGAAGAACAAGAAGGTATTTCGTTAATTGTTTGCGGACTTCCCGGTGAGAAGATAAGGCTATGTTTATTCACAACGTTTTCTACAACTCTCAATGAAGTAAATGATATCCTAAAAAACTTAAAAACAAGTAGCATAATGAAGATATCCTATCAGCATCGACTGGAATCCATTCCGATGCTGGGCACAGGAAAGCCTGATTACCGAGCTTTAAATTCTCTAGCTCTTTCTCTGTTTCATGGGGACTAA
- a CDS encoding lysophospholipid acyltransferase family protein, whose product MIVKMWRTIYEATYAFLVGSALKLRYKIKLEGLKSLKPNPNQGSLFLSNHVAEIDPVILEYLFWPRFHVRPLAVNYLFKDVVVRWFLNSVGAIPVPTVVPGRECKKTVEQMEKFYNQTISLLDNQASVLLYPAGRLSRNGKEEIVNQYSAYVLLHKSKECNVFLIRISGLWGSAFSRYKTQSTPKLGKVFKEAMKALLRRGLFFMPKRFVKVTIQQIDHDFLKQFPTKQDLNAFLSSWFNEGKESFPIEVPYA is encoded by the coding sequence ATGATAGTTAAGATGTGGCGTACTATCTACGAAGCTACTTATGCTTTTCTCGTTGGCTCCGCTTTAAAATTGCGCTATAAGATAAAATTAGAGGGTCTAAAGTCTCTAAAACCTAATCCTAATCAAGGAAGTCTATTTTTATCAAATCATGTAGCTGAAATTGATCCTGTAATTCTTGAATACTTATTTTGGCCGCGTTTTCATGTACGTCCTCTTGCAGTGAATTATTTATTTAAGGATGTTGTAGTTCGTTGGTTCTTAAATTCTGTAGGGGCTATACCTGTTCCAACTGTTGTCCCTGGAAGAGAATGTAAAAAGACTGTCGAACAGATGGAAAAGTTTTATAACCAGACAATTAGCCTTTTAGATAATCAAGCTAGTGTTTTATTGTATCCCGCCGGCAGATTGTCAAGGAACGGGAAAGAAGAAATAGTTAATCAGTATTCGGCATACGTGCTATTGCATAAATCTAAGGAGTGCAATGTGTTTTTGATACGTATTAGCGGATTATGGGGTAGTGCTTTTTCGCGCTATAAAACTCAATCTACACCCAAGTTAGGTAAAGTATTTAAGGAAGCTATGAAAGCCCTATTACGTCGGGGATTATTCTTCATGCCGAAACGCTTTGTGAAAGTAACGATACAACAGATAGACCACGACTTCTTAAAACAATTCCCCACCAAACAGGATTTGAATGCTTTTCTTTCTTCATGGTTTAATGAGGGTAAAGAGAGTTTTCCTATAGAAGTTCCTTATGCCTAA
- a CDS encoding inositol monophosphatase family protein codes for MPSHLLDYQRVAESIVEKTISELIRYRQRLPLVHFWTKPDGSFVTPADYAVQYCLQKKLSTTFPHIPFIGEEVLDPVSDNDKINKILEFVHKLDPKATSEDLLETLTPYQEISSLYWLVDPIDGTSGFIKNRFFATAVSLIYEDNPILAVMACPSIDPHTFKIYSAAKNYGTSLFGTAIDSRRHLKSGTTLTGKFCEASLAARNQQHHTTRLLSLSLPGQPQAYRVDSQYKYAMVAEGSVDFFIRYPFAISQAKAWDHAPGAFLVEESGGIVSDIFGNQLNYRREDFILENHPIILASGNKDIHRITLDALQERLNIVPEENLLAY; via the coding sequence ATGCCGTCTCATTTGCTAGATTATCAAAGAGTTGCAGAAAGTATAGTTGAGAAAACAATCTCCGAGTTAATCCGTTATCGACAACGCCTCCCTCTGGTTCATTTCTGGACAAAACCTGATGGGTCCTTTGTTACTCCTGCAGATTATGCTGTCCAATATTGTCTTCAAAAAAAACTATCAACAACCTTCCCACATATTCCATTTATAGGAGAGGAAGTCCTAGACCCTGTAAGTGATAATGATAAAATTAATAAAATTTTAGAATTTGTTCATAAGCTAGATCCTAAGGCAACATCCGAAGATCTTCTAGAGACATTAACACCCTATCAAGAAATCTCCTCATTATATTGGCTTGTTGATCCTATTGACGGCACATCCGGATTTATCAAAAATCGTTTTTTTGCAACCGCAGTGTCTCTAATTTATGAGGATAATCCTATACTTGCTGTTATGGCCTGCCCATCAATAGACCCACACACATTTAAAATTTATTCTGCGGCTAAAAATTATGGTACATCATTATTTGGTACGGCAATTGATTCTAGACGCCATTTAAAATCTGGAACTACATTAACAGGGAAGTTTTGTGAGGCTTCTTTAGCAGCACGTAATCAACAACACCACACCACACGTTTACTAAGTTTATCACTCCCTGGACAACCCCAGGCTTACCGTGTTGATAGTCAGTACAAATACGCTATGGTTGCCGAGGGCTCTGTAGACTTTTTTATCCGTTATCCTTTTGCTATTTCCCAAGCAAAAGCTTGGGATCACGCTCCTGGAGCATTTTTGGTAGAAGAATCGGGAGGTATAGTTTCTGATATTTTTGGGAACCAGCTAAATTATCGTAGGGAGGATTTTATTTTAGAAAACCATCCCATAATTCTAGCTTCTGGAAATAAGGACATTCATAGGATTACTTTAGACGCTCTTCAGGAACGTTTGAATATCGTTCCTGAAGAAAACTTGCTCGCTTATTAG
- a CDS encoding Glu/Leu/Phe/Val dehydrogenase family protein, protein MKYPLVFKDINIEDYERVIEVTCEGIQLHALIAIHQTLVGPALGGVRAFAYNSFNDALTDVLRLSKGMTYKAILSETGTGGGKSVIILPKGMTRPTEAMLRAFGQAVNSLGGQYIAAEDMGVSVRDINIINHETPWVCGIESISGDPSIYTAHGVFLCIKETAKQLWGSSSLKGRKIGIQGLGAVGRKLLHSLFFEGAELYVFDTNQEILNEVTKFYSVTVVSKDAFPTLECDIFVPCAFGGVINRDNVCNLRCRAVVGAANNQLENASLGALLHAQGILYAPDYLANAGGLLNVALAVGKPYCPKTVLQKVSKLPVILREIYEQSEDSDRDTVILSDSIVEEKLAAYV, encoded by the coding sequence ATGAAATACCCCCTAGTGTTCAAAGATATAAATATAGAAGATTATGAGCGTGTGATAGAGGTGACGTGTGAGGGCATCCAGTTACATGCGTTAATCGCTATCCACCAGACACTAGTAGGCCCCGCATTAGGCGGAGTTCGTGCTTTTGCCTATAATTCTTTTAATGATGCTCTAACGGATGTTTTACGTTTGTCCAAAGGCATGACATATAAAGCAATTCTCAGTGAGACAGGAACGGGGGGAGGAAAAAGTGTTATCATTCTTCCTAAAGGTATGACACGGCCTACTGAGGCTATGCTAAGGGCTTTTGGTCAGGCAGTAAATTCTCTCGGGGGTCAGTATATAGCTGCTGAAGATATGGGAGTCTCTGTTAGGGATATCAATATCATCAATCATGAAACTCCTTGGGTATGTGGTATAGAAAGCATAAGCGGCGATCCTTCAATTTACACAGCCCACGGAGTTTTTTTATGTATAAAAGAAACTGCAAAGCAGTTGTGGGGGAGTTCTTCTCTAAAGGGAAGAAAAATTGGGATACAAGGTCTTGGTGCTGTCGGTAGAAAGTTATTACACTCCTTATTTTTTGAAGGCGCGGAACTTTATGTTTTTGATACGAATCAAGAAATTCTTAATGAAGTTACCAAGTTCTATAGTGTAACTGTTGTTTCTAAAGACGCTTTTCCAACTTTAGAATGTGACATTTTTGTTCCATGCGCATTCGGAGGAGTGATTAATAGAGATAATGTGTGCAATTTACGTTGTCGTGCAGTTGTTGGAGCTGCAAATAATCAACTAGAAAACGCTTCTTTAGGCGCTCTGCTTCATGCTCAGGGGATATTATACGCCCCAGATTATCTAGCTAATGCTGGAGGCCTATTAAACGTAGCGCTTGCTGTTGGAAAACCATATTGTCCGAAGACAGTCCTACAAAAGGTTAGTAAGCTTCCTGTTATTCTTAGAGAAATTTATGAACAGAGCGAAGATTCAGACCGGGACACCGTGATTCTATCCGATAGTATAGTAGAAGAAAAACTAGCTGCTTATGTCTAA
- a CDS encoding inorganic pyrophosphatase: MSDKQSLSIMHPWHGPILTQDSYESLCCYIEITPQDSVKFELDKVTGLLKVDRPQKFSNFCPCLYGLLPRTYCGELSGKYSGEQSLKENIQGDDDPLDICVLTEKNITHGNILLQARPIGGLRIIDSGEADDKIIAVLEDDLVFSEIQDISDCPCTVLDMIQHYFLTYKATPEHLIHGKPAKIEIVGIYGKKEAQKVIELAHQDYLNKFSSEKTTI, encoded by the coding sequence ATGTCTGACAAACAATCTTTATCAATCATGCATCCTTGGCACGGTCCTATACTAACTCAAGACAGCTATGAGTCTCTATGTTGTTATATAGAAATTACTCCCCAAGATTCTGTAAAGTTTGAATTAGACAAAGTTACGGGTTTATTAAAAGTAGACCGCCCTCAGAAATTTTCTAATTTCTGCCCATGTCTATACGGGTTGTTGCCTAGAACATATTGTGGAGAACTCTCTGGAAAGTATAGCGGGGAACAAAGTCTGAAAGAGAATATTCAAGGAGATGACGACCCTCTAGATATTTGTGTGTTGACTGAAAAGAATATCACTCATGGGAATATCTTGCTTCAAGCACGTCCTATTGGAGGATTACGTATTATTGATTCTGGAGAGGCTGACGATAAGATTATCGCTGTTCTTGAAGATGATTTAGTATTTTCAGAAATTCAAGATATTTCAGATTGCCCCTGCACGGTTCTTGATATGATCCAACACTATTTTCTAACTTATAAAGCAACTCCAGAGCATTTAATCCATGGCAAACCTGCAAAAATTGAAATCGTAGGTATCTATGGAAAGAAAGAAGCTCAAAAAGTAATCGAGCTAGCTCATCAAGATTATCTAAATAAATTTTCTAGCGAAAAAACAACAATATAA
- a CDS encoding bis(5'-nucleosyl)-tetraphosphatase codes for MMKTKYEYSFGIIPIKFFGTPDRSTLKVCFICHTQGKHWGFPKGHSEDKEGPQEAAERELVEETGLSVVNFFPKVLVEHYSFNDNEVFVRKEVAYFLAEVQGDVHADPDEICDAQWLSIQEGMRLLSFPELKDIAGEADKFINNYLFSF; via the coding sequence ATGATGAAGACAAAGTATGAATACTCTTTTGGTATTATTCCCATAAAATTTTTTGGTACTCCAGATAGAAGTACACTGAAGGTTTGTTTTATCTGCCATACCCAAGGCAAGCATTGGGGATTTCCTAAAGGTCATTCTGAAGATAAAGAAGGCCCTCAGGAGGCTGCAGAAAGAGAGCTTGTTGAAGAAACAGGTTTAAGTGTAGTCAATTTTTTCCCAAAAGTTCTTGTGGAACACTACTCTTTTAATGATAACGAGGTATTTGTTCGCAAAGAAGTTGCTTACTTTTTGGCAGAAGTTCAAGGGGATGTACATGCAGATCCAGATGAAATATGCGATGCTCAATGGCTAAGCATTCAAGAAGGCATGCGTTTATTGAGTTTCCCTGAACTTAAGGATATCGCTGGAGAAGCAGATAAATTTATCAATAATTATCTCTTTTCATTCTAA
- the fabF gene encoding beta-ketoacyl-ACP synthase II, with protein sequence MNKKRVVVTGLGVVSCLGNEIDTFYDNLLAGISGVHTITSFPCEDYATRFAAWIPEFNPEPYLDKKQARRVDPFITYAVVAAKKAIAMSRWDKDNLPADPLRCGVVIGSGMGGLQTLDEGMERLIIGNKKLSPFFIPYIITNMAPALIAMDFGLMGPNYSISTACATSNYCIDAAYQHLVSGRSDMIVCGGTEAAVNRVGLTGFIANRALSERNDAPQEASRPWDRDRDGFVIGEGAGILVLETLENALKRGAPIYAEVLGSYTTCDAFHITAPRDDGEGITSCVLGALKSSGIPKERVNYINAHGTSTPLGDISEVLALKKAFGSHVKNLRMNSTKSLIGHCLGAAGGVEAVATIQAIQTGKLHPTINLENPIAEIDDFDVVANKAQDWDVDVAMSNSFGFGGHNSTILFSRYIP encoded by the coding sequence ATGAATAAAAAACGTGTAGTGGTCACGGGATTGGGTGTTGTTTCTTGTTTAGGCAATGAAATAGACACCTTTTATGATAATCTGCTTGCTGGTATTAGTGGCGTTCATACAATTACTTCTTTTCCATGCGAAGATTATGCTACCCGTTTCGCCGCTTGGATTCCTGAATTTAATCCCGAGCCTTATTTAGATAAAAAACAAGCACGCAGAGTCGACCCTTTTATTACTTATGCAGTAGTTGCAGCTAAAAAAGCTATTGCAATGTCTCGCTGGGACAAAGACAATCTTCCTGCTGATCCCCTCCGCTGCGGTGTTGTCATCGGTTCTGGTATGGGAGGATTGCAAACTTTAGACGAGGGCATGGAGCGTCTTATTATAGGTAATAAGAAGCTTTCTCCATTTTTTATACCTTATATTATTACCAATATGGCTCCTGCGCTTATTGCTATGGATTTTGGACTTATGGGTCCGAATTATTCGATATCTACAGCATGCGCAACTTCGAATTATTGTATTGATGCAGCTTATCAACATCTTGTTTCCGGACGTTCTGACATGATAGTTTGTGGTGGAACTGAGGCTGCAGTGAATCGTGTCGGATTGACCGGTTTTATTGCTAATCGAGCTTTATCGGAAAGGAATGATGCCCCTCAAGAAGCCTCTCGTCCTTGGGATAGAGATAGAGATGGTTTCGTTATTGGCGAGGGAGCTGGGATTTTAGTTTTAGAAACTTTAGAGAACGCTTTGAAGCGAGGAGCTCCGATATATGCGGAGGTGCTTGGTTCGTATACTACTTGTGACGCTTTCCATATTACAGCTCCTAGAGATGATGGAGAGGGCATTACGTCATGTGTTCTTGGAGCTCTAAAAAGTTCTGGTATTCCTAAAGAACGCGTAAATTATATTAATGCTCATGGAACATCAACTCCTCTAGGAGATATATCGGAAGTTTTGGCATTGAAAAAAGCTTTCGGTAGTCATGTGAAAAATTTACGAATGAATTCCACAAAGTCTCTTATAGGCCATTGTCTAGGAGCGGCTGGAGGAGTCGAAGCTGTTGCAACAATTCAAGCAATTCAAACGGGCAAATTACATCCTACGATTAATTTAGAAAACCCGATTGCAGAAATTGATGATTTTGACGTGGTTGCGAACAAGGCCCAGGATTGGGATGTTGACGTTGCTATGTCAAATTCTTTTGGTTTTGGTGGACATAATTCAACGATATTATTCTCGAGGTATATACCCTAA
- the rsfS gene encoding ribosome silencing factor, which translates to MELFCFNLLKVIAKVIDNKKGNNPVVLDVRAISQLTDYFIFAEGNVGVHVKALADTIVQELKEHNLAPLHVEGLNHGDWVVIDYGFIVIHLFVSSIREQYRLEELWKDGCIITSKLLAS; encoded by the coding sequence ATGGAATTATTTTGCTTTAATTTATTAAAAGTAATTGCCAAAGTTATAGACAACAAAAAGGGAAATAACCCTGTTGTCTTAGATGTCCGTGCCATTTCTCAGCTCACAGATTATTTTATTTTTGCTGAAGGGAATGTCGGTGTACATGTAAAAGCTTTGGCAGACACTATCGTGCAGGAATTAAAAGAACATAATCTTGCTCCTTTGCATGTAGAGGGATTAAACCATGGTGACTGGGTAGTTATAGATTACGGATTTATCGTCATTCATCTATTTGTCTCGTCCATCAGAGAACAATATCGATTGGAAGAGTTATGGAAAGACGGTTGCATTATTACATCCAAGCTTCTAGCTTCTTAA
- a CDS encoding haloacid dehalogenase-like hydrolase — translation MRRSCIYAFDLDGTLLRGNSSIGFYKYALGRRLFSYKTLPSCCLFFLRFRFFFLDLPSFYSRIVSSLLTTVSFEELSSMAMEFAHTLGEKNFYYPALEKFHEALEDSSGEVMIFSSSPDFIVRPIAERLGANMCYASGFQEFSRGQMLANQCLTGDNKAKILSHLKKIGRARSHTFSDHILDLPFLLLGEEKTVVRPKGRLRKMARKYYWNII, via the coding sequence ATGAGACGATCTTGTATATATGCTTTTGATTTAGATGGTACATTGCTACGAGGTAATAGCAGTATAGGGTTTTATAAATACGCCTTGGGGCGTCGCTTATTCTCTTATAAAACCCTTCCCTCTTGCTGTTTATTTTTTCTGCGTTTTCGATTTTTTTTTTTAGATTTGCCTTCATTTTATTCCCGAATCGTATCTTCTTTACTCACAACTGTTTCTTTTGAAGAGCTTTCTTCTATGGCAATGGAGTTTGCACATACTCTCGGTGAAAAAAATTTTTATTATCCTGCTCTAGAAAAATTTCATGAAGCTTTGGAGGATTCCTCAGGAGAAGTCATGATCTTTTCTTCGTCTCCAGATTTTATTGTTCGACCCATAGCTGAGAGACTTGGGGCGAATATGTGTTATGCCTCAGGATTTCAAGAGTTTTCTAGAGGGCAAATGCTTGCAAATCAATGTCTGACTGGGGATAATAAGGCGAAAATACTCAGCCACCTTAAAAAAATAGGTCGGGCAAGAAGTCATACTTTTTCGGATCATATCTTGGATTTACCTTTTCTTCTTCTTGGTGAGGAAAAAACGGTAGTGCGACCTAAGGGAAGACTAAGAAAAATGGCTAGAAAGTATTATTGGAATATTATTTAA
- the mqnC gene encoding cyclic dehypoxanthinyl futalosine synthase gives MNLSTRISFDEGLELFRASPLEKLQEVANILREQRYPDNKVTYVLDANPNYTNICKIDCTFCAFYRKPRSSDAFLLSFDEFRSLMQGYISMGVKTVLLQGGVHPRLGVDYLEELVHIAVTEFPSLHPHFFSAVEISHAAIVSGISTEEALRKLWEAGQRTIPGGGAEILSERVRKVLSPKKMGPDGWMNFHKLAHRLGFRTTATMMFGHIETAHDILLHLDALRNAQDEIPGFYSFIPWSYKSGNTALGRKVPNQAPPEMYYRILALSRIFLDNFEHIAASWFGEGKEQGARGLHYGADDFGGTIIDESVHKCTGWTLQSSEEEARAMIIAEGFIPVERNTFYEHIESTYQP, from the coding sequence ATGAACTTATCTACTAGAATTTCCTTTGACGAAGGATTGGAGTTATTCAGGGCAAGTCCTTTAGAGAAACTACAAGAAGTTGCGAATATTTTGCGCGAGCAACGTTATCCTGATAATAAAGTCACTTATGTCCTAGACGCCAATCCTAACTACACCAATATTTGTAAAATTGATTGTACCTTTTGTGCCTTTTATAGAAAGCCTCGCTCCTCCGATGCATTCCTTCTTTCTTTTGACGAATTCCGTTCTTTAATGCAAGGATATATATCTATGGGAGTTAAAACTGTACTCCTTCAAGGAGGCGTCCATCCAAGATTAGGGGTGGATTATCTTGAAGAATTAGTACACATCGCCGTTACAGAATTCCCTTCTTTGCATCCTCATTTTTTTTCTGCGGTCGAAATTTCACATGCAGCCATAGTTTCAGGGATTAGTACAGAAGAAGCTTTAAGAAAACTTTGGGAAGCCGGACAGAGAACTATTCCTGGAGGTGGAGCAGAGATTCTCTCTGAGCGCGTACGTAAAGTCTTATCACCAAAAAAAATGGGTCCTGATGGATGGATGAACTTTCATAAGCTCGCTCATCGTTTAGGTTTTAGAACAACAGCTACTATGATGTTTGGTCATATAGAAACCGCTCATGACATTCTTCTACATTTGGATGCTCTAAGAAATGCCCAAGATGAAATTCCAGGATTCTATAGCTTTATTCCTTGGAGTTATAAGTCTGGAAATACAGCTCTAGGACGTAAAGTCCCTAATCAAGCGCCTCCTGAAATGTATTATCGTATTTTAGCTCTCTCTCGAATCTTTTTAGATAACTTTGAACACATAGCAGCTTCTTGGTTTGGAGAAGGGAAAGAACAAGGTGCTCGTGGTCTACATTATGGAGCTGATGATTTCGGGGGAACAATTATTGATGAAAGCGTGCATAAATGTACGGGATGGACTTTACAAAGTTCAGAAGAGGAAGCCCGTGCAATGATTATTGCTGAAGGTTTCATTCCTGTAGAAAGGAATACATTCTATGAACATATAGAGAGTACATATCAACCATGA
- the miaA gene encoding tRNA (adenosine(37)-N6)-dimethylallyltransferase MiaA produces MRAPEFQSNAITSTGCDVCLDPQKSFTKLFKRTVILLSGPTGSGKTDVSLWLAPMIDGEIISVDSMQVYRGMDIGTAKVSIEARQRIPHYLIDICHVQEPFNAVDFYYQAMQACQNILSRNKVPILVGGSGFYFHTFLSGPPEGPPADREFRDQLAFYIYEHGLSFLYENLCQKDPEYAQSITKNDKNKIIRALEIIHFTGKKVSEHNWSMEAQESREYNCRGWFLSSPKDLLQHNIQLRCQKMLEDNLIDEVRRLLDQGIRENSSASKAIGYREWIEFIDQGSPAESYESVKQKFIANTWRYTKKQRTWFKRYPLFRDLSSLGLTAEAIAEKIAEDYFLHG; encoded by the coding sequence ATGCGTGCTCCTGAATTTCAATCTAATGCTATAACATCCACAGGATGTGATGTCTGCTTAGATCCACAAAAATCATTTACAAAACTGTTTAAACGTACTGTGATTTTACTTTCAGGACCCACAGGATCGGGTAAAACGGATGTTTCTTTATGGCTAGCGCCTATGATTGATGGTGAAATTATCTCTGTAGATTCCATGCAAGTTTATCGTGGCATGGATATTGGTACAGCAAAAGTGTCTATAGAAGCTAGACAGCGTATTCCTCATTATTTGATAGATATCTGCCATGTCCAAGAACCTTTTAATGCTGTAGATTTTTATTATCAGGCTATGCAGGCATGTCAAAATATTCTTTCTAGAAATAAAGTTCCTATCCTTGTTGGAGGGTCCGGGTTTTATTTTCACACTTTTCTTTCCGGTCCTCCCGAAGGACCGCCTGCAGATCGTGAATTTCGAGATCAGCTTGCTTTTTATATTTATGAACATGGTTTGTCATTTTTATACGAAAATCTTTGTCAGAAAGATCCTGAATACGCACAGAGCATTACAAAAAATGATAAGAATAAAATCATTCGTGCCTTAGAAATTATCCATTTCACAGGAAAGAAGGTTTCAGAGCATAACTGGAGTATGGAAGCTCAAGAATCTAGGGAATATAATTGTCGAGGTTGGTTTCTATCATCTCCGAAAGATCTTTTGCAGCATAATATTCAATTACGTTGTCAGAAGATGCTAGAAGATAATTTAATTGATGAAGTGCGTAGGTTGCTCGATCAGGGAATAAGAGAGAATTCTTCAGCATCGAAAGCTATAGGCTATAGAGAATGGATCGAATTTATTGATCAGGGATCGCCGGCGGAATCCTATGAGAGTGTGAAACAAAAATTTATTGCAAATACTTGGCGATATACAAAAAAACAAAGAACTTGGTTCAAACGCTATCCTTTGTTTCGAGATCTGTCTTCTCTAGGATTGACAGCAGAAGCTATAGCAGAGAAAATCGCAGAAGATTATTTCCTTCATGGTTGA
- a CDS encoding STAS domain-containing protein — MDWLTKQYGDIFVVSLEGALDAVSVPKAEVFLDKKVNEGNHKMVLNFQQVTYMSSAGIRLLFSLSKLLQARQGLLCICCVQDVVADVIRIAGVDQLLPVCQSEQECFTKF, encoded by the coding sequence ATGGATTGGTTAACTAAACAGTATGGTGACATTTTTGTTGTTTCTTTGGAGGGAGCTTTAGATGCTGTTTCTGTACCAAAGGCAGAAGTATTTCTAGATAAGAAAGTAAATGAAGGCAACCATAAAATGGTGCTAAACTTTCAACAAGTTACTTATATGAGTAGTGCAGGGATTCGTCTGCTATTTTCACTGTCTAAATTGTTACAGGCTCGCCAAGGTCTCCTTTGTATTTGTTGTGTTCAAGATGTAGTTGCGGACGTTATTCGTATAGCAGGTGTTGATCAATTGTTGCCTGTTTGCCAATCAGAACAAGAATGTTTCACTAAATTTTAA
- the cutA gene encoding divalent-cation tolerance protein CutA, with protein sequence MTPIIIFTQLSSQEEAENISNTLVIQKLAACVHIFQKGKSIYMWKGKLCVSEEYQIQIKTTSARFSAISAIIQSLCSYDVPEIIFVKIDDGNEKYLQWLSLETASQTPQE encoded by the coding sequence ATGACACCTATAATCATCTTTACTCAGCTATCTTCTCAAGAAGAAGCCGAGAATATTTCTAATACTTTAGTAATTCAGAAGCTGGCTGCCTGCGTTCATATTTTCCAAAAAGGAAAATCTATTTATATGTGGAAAGGCAAACTCTGCGTTTCCGAAGAATATCAAATCCAAATCAAAACAACGTCTGCTCGATTTTCAGCAATTTCTGCAATTATTCAATCCCTATGTTCTTATGATGTTCCTGAAATCATTTTTGTTAAAATCGACGATGGAAATGAGAAATATTTACAATGGTTATCTCTAGAAACTGCCTCACAAACGCCTCAGGAATGA